CAATAGTAAAATCCTATTGCATAAAAAAACTTTAGAGGGGTTTTTGACAATGGGAAAATTCTGTACGGAAAAAGACGCTTTAATCGCCATTAATACCATTCCCGCAATCGGCGGGATAAAGCTCCGCAGGCTTATTAATGCTTTTGGCACATCCCTTGATATATTTGATGCTTCGCCGGAAATGCTGATGGGGGTGGAAGGAATAGGGATAGAAACAGCAAAAGACATACTTGATTTAACTCCTGAAATTACTGAGCGCGAAGAAGAGGCGTGCGGAAAAAATTCCATCCGTATTATCTGTCAGGATGACATAGAATACCCAAAGCAGTTAAAAACCATTTATGACCCTCCTCCTGTCTTATACATGGCGGGGGTGGACTATCAGGAGACAGCGCTTCCGCTTGCGATAGTGGGCACTAGGCAGTGCACGGAATATGGTGAAGCCGCGGTAAGGCGAATGGTTCAGCGTATGCGCGCGATTTTTACGGATTTTTCTATAATCAGCGGGCTTGCCACCGGTATAGACAGCAGGGCGCACAGGGCGGCGTTAAACAGCGGTGTGTATACGGCGGGTGTATTAGGTTTTGGGTTCGGGCAGCTTTTGACAATGGCAAACAGGCCCCTTATAAAAGAGATGCTTGAAAAGGCCACTATCATATCGGAATTCCCGTTTTACGCGGAAGGGTTAAAGCAGAACTTTCCCCAGCGCAACAGGGTGATAAGCGGGCTTGCCAAAGGTGTGCTGGTGGTGGAAGCCGGAGAGAAAAGCGGCACAATGATAACGGCTGATTTCGCGCTGGAGCAGGGCAGGGAAGTATTCGCGGTTCCGGGGTCAATATTTTCCTTAAAATCGCGCGGAGCAAACAGGCTTATTTCTCAGGGGGCAAAGATTGCGCAGGACGCGGACGACATTTTAATAGAATTTTTTGAAGATATAAAAATACCCGAAAAAGAGAGTGAAACAGCCGTAAATACGGCGTTAAAACTGACTGACGACGAAAAAACCGTATATGAAAAAATAAGTTTTGAAAAAAAACATGTTGACATTATAGCGTTTGAAAGTAATATTGATGTAATTAAATTGAGTTCCATGCTGACTCTTCTTGAAATGAAGGGCGCTATAAGGCAGCTTGCCGGAATGAATTTTGTCCGTAACAGGTAAACCAGGAGGTTATACATTGTCTGACAGCACCGAAGAAATAAAAAAGAAAAGCCCGGCAAAAAAGGCAAAACCGGCCGCGAAAAAGAAAAAAGCGGTTAAATCAAAAAAGTCCGGCAGAGAAAAAAGCGGAAAGATTATACTTGTTGAGTCTCCCACTAAGGTTAATACCATAAAAAAGTTTGTTGCCGGCAAATATAAAGTGCTTGCCACCAAAGGGCACATCTTTGACCTTCCCAAAACAAAACTGGGTGTTGATGTTGAAAATGACTTCACCCCGACATATATAGTAATGAAGGATAAAAAGAAGATATTAAAGGAAATTAAAGAAGAGACAAAAAATGCCGCCGAAATATACCTGGCCACTGACCCTGACCGCGAAGGAGAGGCAATCTGCTGGCACGTTGCCAACGAAATTCTGCGCGTGCAGAAAGAACCCGGCTCCCAGAAAATTGTAAGGGTGACCTTTAATGAAATCACAAAGACCGCTGTTTTAAACGCGCTTGATAATCCGCGCGAAATAAACATAAACCTTGTAAACGCCCAGCAGGCAAGAAGGGTGTTAGACAGGCTTGTAGGGTACCGCTTAAGCCCGCTGTTATGGAAAGTATTAAGAAAAGGGCTGTCCGCAGGAAGGGTGCAGTCTGTTGCTTTGAAACTGATTGTGGACAGGCAGGCAGAAATTGACGCTTTTAATCCCGTGGAATATTGGAGCGTAAAAGGGTTATTTGAAAAGTTAAATGCCGGAAAGTTTGAAGCTAAGCTTACGGAAAAAAACGGCGAAAAAATAGATTTAAAAGCAGAACCGGATTCGGCAGCAGTTGTCGCGGAACTTCAAAATCAACAGTATGTTGTTTCTGATGTTATAAAAAAAGAAAGAAGGCGCAAGCAGTACCCGCCTTTTATAACCAGTACCCTTCAGCAGGATGCCGCAAGAAGGTTCAGGTTTACCGCGCAGAAAACAATGATGCTGGCGCAGCAGCTTTATGAAGGTATTGAAATAAAAGGCGAAGGGCATGTGGGTTTAATAACATATATGCGTACCGACAGTTTAAGGGTATCCGCGGAAGCGCAGCAGGAAGCCATGAAATACATAAATGAAAACCTTGGCCCTGAATACGTGCCTGCGGAGCCTAACTTTTATAAAAGCAAAAAATCTTCGCAGGACGCGCATGAAGCCATAAGGCCGTCTTCCGCTTACAGAAACCTGGGCGCGATAAAAGACAGCCTTGACCCTGATCAGTTTAAAATTTACTCCATAATATGGAAAAGGTTCATGGCATCGCAGAGTGTGCCTGCCGTATTTGACGACACGCGGGTAAAAATATCCGCCGGCCCTTATACGCTTCAGGCAAACGGGTCAATTAAGAAATTTGACGGGTTTATGAAACTTTATGACGAAGAACCCAAAGAACAGGAAGGCGGCGAACAGGATTCAAATGACGGCAGCCAGGAACAGGCGCTGCTTCCCGAATTAAACACAGGCGACGCGCTTAACCTTCTTGAATTAATGCCGGAGCAGCACTTTACCCAGCCGCCGCCGTATTTTACGGACGCTTCGCTTGTAAAGGCGCTGGAAGAAAAAGATATCGGCAGGCCGTCCACTTACGCGCCGATTATTTCCACCCTTGTTTACAGAAAATACGTTGACAGGGACAGGGGTAAATTTATGCCTACGGAACTTGGCACACTTGTGTCGGGCATTCTTTCAAAAAATTTCCCTACAATTATAAATGAAGAATTTACGGCGAAAATGGAAAATGATCTTGACAGCGTGGAAGAAGGAAGCGTGGAATGGAAGACGCTGTTAAAGGGTTTCTTTGCCAACTTAACCGAACTGATAGCGGCGGCAGAACCGCATATGGATGAAATGAAGCGGGAGCTTGAAGGCAATATTGAAGAAAAGTGCGAAAAATGCGGAAGCAGGATGATAATAAAATGGGGCAGGTTCGGTAAATTTCTGTCCTGCGAAAAATACCCCGAATGCAAAAACGCCAAGCCCATGGAAGGAATGGAAAGGGAGCAGGAAAAAATAGAAGGTAATTGTCCGGAATGCAACAGTCCGTTACTGTTAAAACGCGGCCCTTACGGCGCCTTTATCGCGTGTTCCCGCTACCCTGAATGCAAGTACACAAAGCAGCACATAATAAAAGCCGGCGTTCCGTGCCCTGACTGCGGCGGCGATATAATAGAAAGAACGTTTAAGATGACCAGAAAATTCTACGGGTGCAGCAATTACCCAAAGTGCAAATTCATGGTCTGGGACAAGCCTATAGATGAAAAGTGCCCCAAATGCGGTGCGCCTTTCCTTCTTGAAAAATGGCGTAAGAATAACGTGACGGTGTACTGCAGGCAGTGCGATTACAAGTATGACAAGGAAACCGTTTCGAATGAGTGAGCCGGAAAACAGCCCGGAACTTGATTTATACCTTCGCCACCTTTTACACGAAAAGAATTATTCGCCCAAGACTGCCGAAAGCTACGGCAATGACATACGCCAGTTTCTAAAGCATACCGGTGGTTTTGAAAAAGCTGATGAAACGTCAATAAGGGCGTTTATGGAAAAAATGTCCCATGCCAAATATAACCGTAATTCTGTTATAAGAAAAATAGTGGCGTGCAGAAATTTCTACAGGTTTCTGCTGCGTACAAAAAAAATAACAATAAATCCTTTTGAATATATCCTGACCCCCAAAGCCGAAAAACGGCTGCCCGGTTTTTTAACTGAAAGTGAAACGGCGTCTCTTCTTGAATCCCCTGACATAAGTCAATTTTTCGGGCTGCGCGACAGAGCAATACTTGAATTTATTTATTCCACCGGCGTGCGAATAGATGAAATTGTAAAACTTAATTCAGGCGATATTGACTATGTGAATGAAGAAATAAAAGTTCTTGGTAAAGGTTCTAAAGAGCGCATAGTGCCTGTGGGCGGAATCGCGCTTAGTATTCTTAAACAGTATATCAGGGAATTAAAGTCAAAGTTTGATTCCGGGCCTTTGTTTGTCAATAAGAACGGGACGCGGCTTACCGCCAGAAGCATAGAAAGAATGATGAAAAAATATGTGTTAAAAGCCGGCATTCAAAAAGAAGTGACCCCGCACACGCTAAGGCATTCATACGCCACGCACCTTTTAGACCGCGGCGCTGACCTGCGTTCCGTGCAGGAACTGTTAGGCCACAGCAGCCTGTCCACAACCCAGATATACACCCACCTTACAGTGGCAAGGCTGAAAAAAGAATATGACAAAGCACACCCAAGGGCGAAGAAAGGATAGAAAGGCAGAGGGACAGAGGGACGGATGCACGGATGGACAGAAGTAAAGACATAAGGTTTGGCAGCTCGGTTGGAGCGAGCCTGCGAAGCTAAAATACCTGTCCTTGTATGGATTGTTTGTTCTGGTAGACGCGGGTCTTTAGCCCGCGGTAGTAGATTTACATTTGTTTTTACTTCCGTCCCTCTGTCTCTCCGTGCATCCGTCCCTCGGCTCTTCTGTCCTTCCTTATAATAATCCCTTTATTTGCCGTTATTATATAGTATAATATTAGTACTAATGGTGCCGGGGGAATAAAAAGGCCTATATTAATATAGAGGTATGTCAGTGCTGAGAGTGTTTTTGATAATTACAGCTATTATAGTTGGTATGTTTTCCGGGTTGCGCGCGGATATTATTACGCTTTCCGCCAATGGTTCCATGCCCGGACAGACATCTGACTGGATAACGCCTGAAAATATAGTTTCTTTTAATAATGGGGTTGCAGAGACAAATGTTTCGGGGAACAGGTTATATACCGGTTTTAACAACCTGCTTACAAATGAAATCATAATTAACTCCGTTAAACTTCGTATAAGGCAGTACGCTTCAGGCGTGCTTGTTAATGACCGTTTGGACATTAACCTTACAACAGATAACGGCAGTACGTGGCAGACGGGTAATCTTGATACATATTATGCCGTGACGCACACCACAAGCGCGCTTGAAATTCTTGATGTTGATATAACTGCAGCTTACACCTGGAACGCGGCAATGGTTGACAGCCTTGGCGTTGTTATAACCGCAAGGGATATAACAGACACGGCATATATTGATTATGTTTACCTTGAAATTGACTACAGCGCGCCCACAAAGACAGTTACGCCGACGGTTTCGCAGACAGCAACACAAACGCTGACTGTAACGCAGACCGCCACAGGTTCTGTGACGCAGACAGTGACACAGACCGTAACTGAAACAATGACGCAGACAGAAACACAAACCGTAACACAGACATCAACTGAAACTGCAACCGGTACAGTTACACAGACTGTAACAGAAACAAATACGCAGACCGTTACCGCAACCGCAACGCGGAGTGTAACTGCCACTGTGTCGGAAACAGTGACAGGAACAAATACCGGGACAATTACAGAAACAACAACACAGACAAACACACGGACTGTGACAGAAACAGCCACACAAACTGCAACAGGCACAGTATCAGAAACAGTAACACAGACAAATACACAGACAGTGACAGAAACGGCAACGCAGACAACAACAGAAACTGTTACAAAGACTGCCACACAGACTGTAACGCAGACAATAACCCAAACCGCTACGGCAACATCCACTTTTACCCCTTCGGCTTATGGATATATAGAGCCAAATTATACTGCGTTCGGGCAGCTGACAGGATACACTTACAGGTTAACATCAAGAAACGAAGGGCCGATAACAAGTGTGCTGATAAAAATACCTGCA
The nucleotide sequence above comes from Candidatus Goldiibacteriota bacterium. Encoded proteins:
- the dprA gene encoding DNA-processing protein DprA, producing MGKFCTEKDALIAINTIPAIGGIKLRRLINAFGTSLDIFDASPEMLMGVEGIGIETAKDILDLTPEITEREEEACGKNSIRIICQDDIEYPKQLKTIYDPPPVLYMAGVDYQETALPLAIVGTRQCTEYGEAAVRRMVQRMRAIFTDFSIISGLATGIDSRAHRAALNSGVYTAGVLGFGFGQLLTMANRPLIKEMLEKATIISEFPFYAEGLKQNFPQRNRVISGLAKGVLVVEAGEKSGTMITADFALEQGREVFAVPGSIFSLKSRGANRLISQGAKIAQDADDILIEFFEDIKIPEKESETAVNTALKLTDDEKTVYEKISFEKKHVDIIAFESNIDVIKLSSMLTLLEMKGAIRQLAGMNFVRNR
- the topA gene encoding type I DNA topoisomerase encodes the protein MSDSTEEIKKKSPAKKAKPAAKKKKAVKSKKSGREKSGKIILVESPTKVNTIKKFVAGKYKVLATKGHIFDLPKTKLGVDVENDFTPTYIVMKDKKKILKEIKEETKNAAEIYLATDPDREGEAICWHVANEILRVQKEPGSQKIVRVTFNEITKTAVLNALDNPREININLVNAQQARRVLDRLVGYRLSPLLWKVLRKGLSAGRVQSVALKLIVDRQAEIDAFNPVEYWSVKGLFEKLNAGKFEAKLTEKNGEKIDLKAEPDSAAVVAELQNQQYVVSDVIKKERRRKQYPPFITSTLQQDAARRFRFTAQKTMMLAQQLYEGIEIKGEGHVGLITYMRTDSLRVSAEAQQEAMKYINENLGPEYVPAEPNFYKSKKSSQDAHEAIRPSSAYRNLGAIKDSLDPDQFKIYSIIWKRFMASQSVPAVFDDTRVKISAGPYTLQANGSIKKFDGFMKLYDEEPKEQEGGEQDSNDGSQEQALLPELNTGDALNLLELMPEQHFTQPPPYFTDASLVKALEEKDIGRPSTYAPIISTLVYRKYVDRDRGKFMPTELGTLVSGILSKNFPTIINEEFTAKMENDLDSVEEGSVEWKTLLKGFFANLTELIAAAEPHMDEMKRELEGNIEEKCEKCGSRMIIKWGRFGKFLSCEKYPECKNAKPMEGMEREQEKIEGNCPECNSPLLLKRGPYGAFIACSRYPECKYTKQHIIKAGVPCPDCGGDIIERTFKMTRKFYGCSNYPKCKFMVWDKPIDEKCPKCGAPFLLEKWRKNNVTVYCRQCDYKYDKETVSNE
- a CDS encoding tyrosine recombinase XerC — encoded protein: MSEPENSPELDLYLRHLLHEKNYSPKTAESYGNDIRQFLKHTGGFEKADETSIRAFMEKMSHAKYNRNSVIRKIVACRNFYRFLLRTKKITINPFEYILTPKAEKRLPGFLTESETASLLESPDISQFFGLRDRAILEFIYSTGVRIDEIVKLNSGDIDYVNEEIKVLGKGSKERIVPVGGIALSILKQYIRELKSKFDSGPLFVNKNGTRLTARSIERMMKKYVLKAGIQKEVTPHTLRHSYATHLLDRGADLRSVQELLGHSSLSTTQIYTHLTVARLKKEYDKAHPRAKKG